From the genome of Brassica oleracea var. oleracea cultivar TO1000 chromosome C4, BOL, whole genome shotgun sequence:
ACGATGTCCCCGCCTCAGCTGCGATCACCGACAGAACGACCATCAGACGAAGCGAGCCGTTCATCAACTAACTCAGAGCAACTCCCCTGCGGAATGCGTAAGCTGTGACGATTCGAGGAATCGGAAACAACAGCTTTGTGTCATTCTGAAAGTACAACTCATAGACGCATTGATAACCTCTCGGCGGTGACCAAGGCCTCTGGTCTTCCTTCGGGATTATGAACGAAACCCCGTGCGCGTTGAGATCTCGGAGAATAGCTTCCACCGACTCTACGGTAGACTTCGTCTTCTCGACATTCGGCCAGTCTTGTCCATCAGCAACGGAAGGTCGAATCCGCCAGGCCTCCAATGGACTCTCCTCGGCGAAAATGTTCCCCGGATAGTAACTGATCGGAACGTTCGGGATGTCGACCGCCTCTTGACCATCATCATCGTCCCGGAATTGTTCCCTCGCCTCCGAGACTAGGAGACGTTGCGCTAGATCCATGTTCCCCGTATCCATCATTGCTTCGTGATGGATATCCTCCGGATCCTCGGAAGAACCCCGAGCAAGTGCTACTTTCTTCCCCTTTTGCTCCCGAGTTAACCGTTGGGACGACGACATCTCGGATAATCGAAGTTCTAACAAAGAGATTAAGAGAGAGAAGGAGAGTAGAGAGAGAAAGTACCTTGATGCTGCGGAGAAAAATGAGAGGAAGCGAAGAGGGGTGCGCTATTTATAGGAAAAGGCAAGCGCTGGGATCAAGGCGTATTAATTACGCCTAGTAAGGCATAAATGGGCCTAAACCCTATTGGCGCGTGACCGACAGACGCGCCGGTTCGTTTTCTCGACAGAAAAGCGTTTGTCTCACGATCATATCGGTTCGATTCCTCAACAGCAATCACAACCGTCCACCTCAAGATAACGTCAGTTCAGGTTATTTGCTCGGATTAAGTCTTTTATTCTCCGAACTAAAAACACCAAATTCATCGAAGATCGATTACTCGACTCATCGATGAACTGGGGGGGACTTACTGTTGGGGATGGATTGAACCCATCCACAAAGCCCATCGAACAAAAGGCCCAATCCGATAAGCCGAATAGTCGTCGGCTCGGAAGCCGATATTCGGAGTTTCGACTCGACTATAGACGACTTTTAGTCGAACAGAGAGCAGATAGAGCGTGATTGACTTAACAGCTCGGGACGAGCATTCACTAGCCATGACCGAAAGGCCGACAAGGCCCAATCAATTATAAATGAATTAGGTTAAGTCGATCGGATAAAGACTATAAAAGGAGAGGAAAGCAAAGGAGAACGATCATCGACACTGGGCTACACAAACTTAGCGGCGAGATTAGGGTTTATTGTCCGTACAATCATCTCTCAGCTATTTGTATTTTTCCGGTTTAAGCTCTCACGGGCTCCGGCTTGCCATCTTAAGCTCTCACGAGCTCCGGCTTGCCATTATTTTCTCCACCTTTGTAACCTCATCTCGAAATCTAATAAACGCCTCTGTTCGACCCATTTTTAGTATTGTTTACTTCACCTGAGGCCAAACTCACCTTAAACAATACCTTTGATATCTTTTAGTATTTTGAGTATTTTTTGGATTTTACAGTTTCGGATTTCCATTCAGTTTCAAGTTCGGTTCAGGTAAAAACCAAAACCTGAAATACCATAGAACATGATCTATACATGTGTTTTGTTCGGTTCGGTTCAGTTCATATTTATTTTATAGTAAAAATATATTATCTATTTTTTTTGTATTAGATTATAATAAAATAAAATTCTGCAGTTTTAAAGCTCGATCAAAATCTAGTTTATTAGATTATAAAAGTGAAAAAGCTATAGGATAATTTTTTTTAAATAAATGGTGTAGAATTTAGTGAACAAAAATGAATTTTCTATTCCCATTTTGACCCAGAGTGTTGTACTTGTGAGTAGGCCTCGGCGTTCGGGTCTTCGGGTCGGGTTCGGGCTGGTTCCTTTCGGATCCGGGTCTTTTCGGGTCCTAAATATATAGACCCAATAGGTACTTAGAAATTTCCAGTTCGGGTTTGGGTCGGTTCTTCTCGGGTCCGGGTCGGTTCGGGTCTATAATTAAAATACCTATAAAAAACCCGTAATTTTTCGGATCCGGGTCGGGTTCGGGTATTTAGGATCTGAAAATGACATGATATACCTAATTCCATCAACTTTACTTGAATATTTGTCATATATATCTAAAATTTTACAAAACAACTTAAATGAAAGTATTAATAATTAAAATAAACCATTTTAAAACTCTAAATTTTACATTTTAAAACTTTAAATTACTTAAAAAATGTTAAAAAATAATAACAAATGTTGTTAACAAAAGATATTTCAACTAAATCATAAAATAATATATATAAATAGAACACAAAAACATCATAGTTTTAGATATACATGTTTTTAAGTCGGGTACAAATCAGTTCTTAATCGGGTCGGGTCTATTCGGGTCAGTTCTTTTCGGGTCTGGGTCTATTTGGGTCGGTTCTTTTTCGGTTCCGGTTCTTTCGGGTAAAAAAAATTTAGACCCAAAAGGTACTTGTAAATTTTCGGTCCGGTTCCGGGTCGGGTATTTTTGGGTCGGTTCTACGTTAAAATGCGCAGGCCTACTTGTGAGAGCCCTTTTTCATCTCTTGTGCAACCTATAGGCACTTTCACCCTGTCGGTAATAGGGGATTCTTCCCATGGCGTTCGAAGCATTTCCCCCTTTAATCGCCGATCAGCTCCATTACTTACTCAACCACTCTTCTGATTCCATCAAGGTAAACATCATCACTAATTCCACTAGATTCATGTTCCAATCCTCCCTTGTTCGTCGTTCTCTATTTGGAAAATTAGGGTTCCTAGGGCGTTATTAAACTTAAATTATCTTCCTCAACGATTTGTAGATCGAAAATGTACGGTCGGGTAACAGGTTCAATCCCAGAATCCTCGATCGTTTTACTTTGGTCATACCTTATTGTCTGGACGCGATCAAATGTAAGTGTTTTCTTCTTCTCAATTTGCAATTTTTTCTGTAATTTCACAACGTTTTTGTTTCCTTTTTTGTGGCAGGGGATGTTATTTACAATTCAGAGTATCCATCAGCTCCTCCTGATTTCATATTTGGGCCAGACGATGAGGATTTTATGCCTTGTAGTAGCACTATTGCTCCTGTTGATTCATTACTAGACAAGGCGTTGTCTGAGTGGAACAACCAGGACTCGACACTGCTACTTGTTCTCATTCAAGGATTGAGGTTGTTTCATTAAAAGCTTTGTCCGCATGGCACTTTTTCTTCTTTCTATATACCCATGATTCGATGAACTTTGAGTAGAACTCTCATGGTTATCTGGCAATCTCACCAATTGGGTTTTCTACAAAACTCTGAATGTTCTCCGCATCAATAACCCATTCAAGGTACTTCCTTAGCTCACCAACTAGAAGCTGCGGAAGATATTAGCTTTCTTAGTATTTGATTGTAGAGGAAAGGTTAGTAGCAGATCCGGGGAAGGAACTTTCAGAATTTTCCAGAGGAGAATCTAATTGGTGCCAGACTGCCATAACTGAGACATGGGAGTTCTACTTCAAAGATAAATCTGGGTAATATTGAGGTTGCTTTCAGGTTACTACCTGGCTCAGTTCAAGTTGTTTTCTCACTGTACAGGGATCAATATGTGGCCTACCAACGAAAGCGAGTGGGTCAAGTTGATGATGATCGTGTCAAGTTTGAAATTAGCACCGTTTTAACTCGCAAGGTAATTATGCAAGTCATTAATTTTATATCAGGAATCATTCATAAGCTGTTTTTTTTTTCCTTGCATTTATGCGTTAATAGTGATGGAAAAAGCAACCTTTTTGTTTTTATATTGTCCGAGTGTAAAAGCATATAGATTCTGTTGCTCAGGTCATGTTAAACCCTAGGATTGGATCAGTTATGTCTTGAATGCTGGGTTGAAATTTGATTTTGTTTTTGGTTTAGAATTTGTATTTTGCGTGCAAAACCATTTTAGATATATCATCTCATAGTTCTCAATATTGATGCTCTTTTTGTTTTCCTTTTTCTCAGCGAATTGAAATGCAAATGACTTCAGGAGCTGACAAGGTATTTATATCTGTCGATCATCTCTTGGTGAAGTCAGCGAATAGTAGGCATGTGACTTACCATTACCTTTAACTTTTAATGTAGCCAGAGGAAGTCAAGTTTGCAGTACCTCTTGTGATGGATATGAGCGTAAACAAACTTGTTGTTGGGTGCCCTTGGAAGAATGAGCAGAAAATTTATCTTCAGGTCTCGTTATCCCATTCTTCACTCCTTTTCAATTGTTAGCGTCTTGTTGATAAACTAGTTGTGGATGCAGGTGGTATACCCGATTCTTCGAAAGTATGAATCAGCACCTTCGTCACCTCGTCTTAAATTAGTATCATCTTCTGATTTAAAAGCGCTTTTCTCTGTAGTGGATGTTAAACTTCCTCCATGGATGGATGGGATGTAAGTTACACCTGTACAAAAATAATCAGTCTACCTCCATACCATGCATATACTGAAAACCCTCTACTTTTTTTCTAATTTGAAGGTGCTTAGCTGAATATCTCCCCCATCTCGAAGAAACCCTTGAGAGACAAGTCAGTTCCTACTAAATCTTCTTCACATAAAAATATGTGTGTAATTTTGTTAGTATCAAGGTCCTATCGAGTTTTACTTTCTAGATCCTGGAAGCTGTTTCTGCAATTGTTGTAAGGAGGAGTTTTGTTGAGGCACTGACTCTTTTTCTTGGAAGACCTCTTGAAGCGGATCCTGTAAGTAATTTCTTGGCATATGTTTAAATTGATTTCCGAGATTCTCAGATTTTCTTATTATTATTATTGTGTTTTCTTGCTAGACGTTTTGCCGTAAGGCATCGTTCCTTGCTACCTCGGGACCATTTCCATTCGTGGTAAGTCTATCACTCCTCAGGGCTTTCAATACAAAGTAGATTTTGATTCAGTTGAGTTTATCAAAGCTTTATCTTCTGGAGAATTCTCAGTTCCGCAGTAAATATGAAGTCTTTTGATGTAGGTTCACTTCTTCTTTCCAACTCAATTTCCAAAGCAGCAACCAGCTCTAATGCTCCAAAGTTGCCAGGTATGAAAACCAATCTGGAAACGAGCCAAACAAAAGTCGTTGGGTTTCTTTTTTTCTTAGGTATAATGAATGGATAATTTTTTAATATGCAGCATTTAAACCAATTGAGCGAGCCGGTCAAATTAAACCTCCTCACCGATTACCCATGGAGTCCAAGGTG
Proteins encoded in this window:
- the LOC106339372 gene encoding BRCA1-A complex subunit BRE; the protein is MAFEAFPPLIADQLHYLLNHSSDSIKIENVRSGNRFNPRILDRFTLVIPYCLDAIKWDVIYNSEYPSAPPDFIFGPDDEDFMPCSSTIAPVDSLLDKALSEWNNQDSTLLLVLIQGLRDQYVAYQRKRVGQVDDDRVKFEISTVLTRKRIEMQMTSGADKPEEVKFAVPLVMDMSVNKLVVGCPWKNEQKIYLQVVYPILRKYESAPSSPRLKLVSSSDLKALFSVVDVKLPPWMDGMCLAEYLPHLEETLERQILEAVSAIVVRRSFVEALTLFLGRPLEADPTFCRKASFLATSGPFPFVVHFFFPTQFPKQQPALMLQSCQHLNQLSEPVKLNLLTDYPWSPRWEVGRMAERLCDFLTDEAVNFKKYCNEALLQH